In Scyliorhinus canicula chromosome 18, sScyCan1.1, whole genome shotgun sequence, a single window of DNA contains:
- the LOC119953172 gene encoding serine/threonine-protein kinase SBK1-like, with product MNSSLMTRGASDVLEELQLLTAQNLERLEVNKYYEVMRELGKGTYGKVDLVIHKVRGTKMALKFLRKKTTKLKSFLREYSISLYLSASPFIIDMFGIAFETDEYYVFAQEYATAGDLFDIIPPQVGLPEQIAKRCVHQVALALDYLHSRKLVHRDIKPENILIFDKECRKVKLSDFGMTRRAGTPVKRVSGTIPYTAPELCDASKHEGFSVDYSIDVWAFGVLLFCMLTGNFPWEKALLSDSFYDEFVRWQKRRGACVPSQWRRFTDDALRMFRKLLPVEPERRCSVKEIFRYLRYRWMLDTDCNNSIADVSSSSEEDLVARMKQQSLSPVCNIAKSAISVETPSSRFSSMTTSSSLSSNSSYERATRESNNTRILVATPIEICV from the exons ATGAATTCTTCACTGATGACTCGAGGAGCGAGCGATGTTCTGGAGGAGCTCCAGCTGCTCACAGCTCAGAACCTGGAGAGGCTGGAGGTGAATAAATACTATGAGGTGATGAGAGAGCTCGGAAAAGGCACCTATGGCAAGGTTGACCTGGTTATCCATAAGGTCAGAG GTACCAAAATGGCCTTGAAATTTCTGAGGAAGAAGACCACCAAACTGAAGAGCTTCCTCAGAGAATACAGCATCTCCCTCTATCTGTCAGCATCGCCCTTCATCATTGACATGTTTGGAATAGCCTTTGAAACTGATGAATATTATGTGTTTGCCCAGGAATATGCGACAGCGGGGGACCTGTTTGATATCATTCCTCCCCAG GTTGGACTTCCTGAACAGATTGCCAAGCGCTGTGTGCACCAGGTTGCCTTAGCTCTGGACTATCTTCACAGCAGGAAGCTGGTACACCGTGACATCAAACCAGAGAACATCCTCATCTTTGACAAGGAGTGCCGCAAAGTTAAGCTGTCTGATTTTGGGATGACTCGTCGGGCTGGCACTCCTGTCAAACGGGTGAGTGGGACCATCCCTTACACTGCGCCAGAGCTCTGCGATGCCTCCAAACATGAGGGCTTCTCAGTGGATTACAGCATTGATGTCTGGGCTTTTGGAGTGCTACTCTTCTGCATGCTCACAGGAAATTTCCCCTGGGAGAAAGCCCTACTGTCAGACTCTTTCTATGATGAGTTTGTGAGATGGCAGAAGCGCCGAGGTGCCTGCGTGCCATCTCAATGGAGGCGGTTCACCGACGATGCTCTCCGCATGTTCCGTAAACTTCTACCTGTTGAACCAGAAAGGAGATGCTCTGTCAAGGAAATATTCAGATACCTGAGATATCGGTGGATGTTGGACACAGATTGTAACAACAGTATTGCTGATGTGAGCTCTTCCTCTGAAGAAGATCTGGTGGCCAGGATGAAGCAACAGAGCTTGTCCCCAGTATGCAATATTGCCAAGAGCGCAATTTCTGTGGAAACGCCATCCTCGCGTTTCTCCTCCATGAcgacatctagctccctctcgtCTAACAGCAGCTATGAGAGAGCAACAAGGGAGAGCAACAACACcagaattctggttgccacacctaTTGAAATCTGCGTCTAG